One window of the Anopheles cruzii chromosome 2, idAnoCruzAS_RS32_06, whole genome shotgun sequence genome contains the following:
- the LOC128267475 gene encoding uncharacterized protein LOC128267475: MASGVWCATSVVLILSLVLPPIRGGWFSNEYSCQSRGTECQIAELVLATDAAISDAQFGPIKGSLLVESGRVPHVTRALLKKWPDVNDLTLDRLGVQSLFIDPKLMHLSAVHNAIETLVVDEADNGTTYGLRSLQLSNNRLTALTVVSRFVQLRVLNLDHNQLTTLDLGMFGKLGELRVLSVAHNQLTTVVLAPQSAPLQLDKLRTLSFAGNDLVALDMQHWEFPSLADLNLTANGLNWVEGKLDQFPALAHVELARNRWNCDWLLVQSLYTVDVPDQRYTLDQDPAGRCEEEKLTRMGRHCCTSEKVAPGAMDVYDSKWSEIGDLSKKITNLNRTLLENANATLRLIETHRNTLAGQLEDLLEHQNRTDDGLKSLGAKVDELKDDEISGLESRMREQIDQVRESINERWNGTQLVDTNTTLGSSSWHQTSVAHEGALKELRGLLQQSTQQMQLYTDKAYKQQAVLDRQSKDMDSIRELLDRAVAQSSTLQARVSQKLERKVEALLEFLAQISEDNGESNTDFL, from the exons ATGGCTtctggtgtgtggtg TGCGACTTCGGTGGTGTTGATCCTTTCGTTGGTCCTACCCCCGATTCGAGGTGGTTGGTTTTCGAACGAGTACTCCTGCCAGTCCCGAGGTACCGAATGCCAAATTGCGGAGCTGGTGCTGGCGACGGATGCCGCCATCAGTGACGCGCAGTTTGGTCCGATCAAAGGATCGCTGCTGGTCGAGTCAGGCCGCGTTCCGCACGTCACGCGCGCCCTGCTGAAGAAGTGGCCGGACGTGAACGACTTGACGCTGGACCGACTGGGTGTTCAGAGTTTGTTCATCGATCCGAAGCTTATGCACCTCTCGGCGGTGCACAATGCCATCGAGACGTTGGTGGTGGACGAGGCCGATAACGGCACCACGTATGGTCTCAGAAGTCTGCAGCTCTCGAACAATCGACTTACGGCCCTGACGGTGGTCAGTCGTTTCGTGCAGCTCCGGGTCCTGAATCTGGACCACAATCAGCTGACCACCCTCGACCTGGGGATGTTTGGCAAACTAGGCGAGCTGCGGGTGCTGTCGGTGGCCCACAACCAGCTGACCACGGTGGTACTGGCTCCTCAGAGTGCTCCGCTACAGCTAGACAAGCTGCGCACCCTGTCGTTCGCCGGAAATGATCTAGTCGCACTGGACATGCAGCACTGGGAGTTCCCATCGTTGGCGGACCTGAACCTGACCGCGAACGGGCTGAACTGGGTGGAGGGAAAGTTGGATCAGTTCCCGGCGCTGGCGCACGTCGAGCTGGCCCGCAATCGCTGGAACTGTGACTGGCTGCTCGTCCAGAGCCTTTACACCGTCGACGTACCGGATCAGCGGTACACGCTGGACCAGGATCCGGCCGGACGCTGCGAGGAGGAGAAGCTGACACGCATGGGCCGGCACTGTTGCACCTCGGAGAAGGTCGCACCCGGCGCGATGGACGTGTACGACAGCAAGTGGTCCGAGATTGGCGATCTGTCGAAGAAGATCACCAACCTGAACCGCACGCTTCTGGAGAACGCCAACGCCACGCTGCGCTTGATCGAAACGCACCGCAACACACTGGCTGGCCAGCTCGAGGATCTGCTGGAGCATCAgaaccggacggacgacggactCAAGTCGTTGGGCGCGAAAGTTGATGAACTGAAAGACGACGAAATAAGCGGGCTCGAATCACGGATGAGGGAGCAGATCGACCAGGTACGGGAATCGATCAACGAACGCTGGAATGGTACGCAATTGGTGGACACAAACACGACCTTGGGGAGTAGTAGTTGGCACCAGACCAGCGTAGCGCACGAGGGCGCCCTAAAGGAACTTCGGGGATTGTTGCAGCAGAGCACGCAGCAGATGCAGCTGTACACGGATAAGGCCTACAAACAGCAGGCCGTACTGGACCGGCAGTCGAAGGACATGGACAGCATTCGCGAGCTACTGGACCGAGCCGTGGCCCAGAGCAGCACGCTCCAGGCGCGTGTCTCCCAAAAGCTGGAACGAAAGGTGGAGGCGCTGCTCGAATTCCTTGCTCAAATAAGCGAAGACAATGGCGAATCGAACACCGATTTTTTGTAA
- the LOC128267478 gene encoding uncharacterized protein LOC128267478, with protein MYTFVLLCTAVGIAAAAGSSTGTVACASERSKVCLVKSLNGGGAPEWPDLSIRTQLQVASGHLKMLSRPMTDRMQKLRTLQLEGLKLESVFVRANFEELRLSGNAIVNLTTDPQDISPPPYRLKVLDLRSNRFANVSQLAPFRKLVELLLDGNAISVLEMGPFQGMTGLRRLSVAGNRIGRVVSTLSPPLVLGELVHLSLASNRLQELDMGTWQLPSLENLQLNDNQLTELAGLRNFDQFVSLARLNLVGNRWSCPWLTGALADAATIVLERSPPAECSIEQVAGVCCQFPTAPSGSAEQLFVPETRIAREKLRKIEALQEKLPGEWDLLLKQFEAKLQDQLNKALSVETPASAPVTLEDVEKLRGELNTLVEHATELEDAMTQNVQNEKRLLHFIIDMKNRLLSQAIEMDALVASLSSDWIELTRRFN; from the exons ATGTACACCTTCGTCCT GCTTTGCACCGCCGTTGGCATTGCGGCAGCTGCCGGATCCTCCACCGGAACGGTGGCTTGTGCCAGCGAGAGAAGCAAAGTGTGCCTCGTAAAGTCCCTGAACGGTGGAGGAGCACCGGAATGGCCAGATTTGAGCATCCGGACCCAGCTGCAGGTGGCCAGCGGGCACCTCAAAATGCTGTCGCGTCCGATGACCGATCGGATGCAGAAACTTCGCACACTACAGCTCGAAGGACTGAAGCTGGAGAGTGTATTCGTGCGGGCAAACTTTGAGGAGCTCCGGCTGAGTGGCAACGCGATCGTGAACCTAACCACTGACCCCCAGGATATTAGTCCACCACCGTACCGCCTAAAAGTGCTCGATCTGCGCTCGAATCGCTTCGCGAACGTATCGCAGCTAGCCCCGTTCCGGAAGCTGGTGGAGCTGCTGCTTGACGGCAACGCCATCTCGGTGCTTGAGATGGGCCCGTTCCAAGGGATGACCGGGCTGCGACGGctgtcggtggccggcaaCCGGATCGGTCGTGTCGTTTCGACCCTATCGCCACCGCTCGTGCTCGGTGAGCTCGTACACCTGTCGTTGGCCTCCAATCGGCTGCAGGAGCTCGATATGGGCACGTGGCAGTTGCCATCGCTCGAAAATCTACAGCTGAACGACAATCAGCTGACCGAGCTGGCCGGGCTCCGGAATTTTGACCAGTTTGTCAGTCTCGCCCGGCTCAATCTGGTCGGTAACCGGTGGAGCTGCCCGTGGCTGACCGGGGCACTAGCGGACGCAGCCACCATTGTGCTCGAACGCAGCCCACCGGCAGAATGTTCGATCGAGCAGGTGGCCGGCGTGTGTTGTCAGTTCCCGACGGCACCCTCGGGGAGCGCGGAGCAGCTGTTTGTGCCCGAAACACGGATCGCCCGCGAGAAGTTGCGCAAGATCGAAGCCCTTCAGGAAAAGCTCCCCGGCGAATGGGACCTGCTACTGAAGCAGTTCGAGGCGAAGCTCCAGGACCAGCTGAACAAAGCGCTGTCGGTGGAAACACCCGCCAGTGCGCCGGTCACCCTGGAAGATGTCGAGAAGTTGCGCGGCGAGCTTAATACTCTGGTCGAACACGCCACGGAACTGGAGGACGCGATGACCCAGAACGTACAGAACGAGAAGCGATTGCTTCATTTCATAATCGATATGAAAAACCGACTCCTGAGCCAGGCCATCGAAATGGACGCGTTGGTGGCAAGTTTGAGCAGCGATTGGATCGAGCTAACCCGGCGCTTCAACTAA
- the LOC128268298 gene encoding hairy/enhancer-of-split related with YRPW motif protein: MEHHLPLHHHAAAHHHHGTPLHWGYSTPGATSTPTHAAAGAVGNNNNTWTPPSSKGLKRTLSESDCEDLYSEEESSKEHTSPGESDSCQLLSRKRRRGVIEKKRRDRINSSLTELKRLVPSAYEKQGSAKLEKAEILQLTVDHLKALHARGIDDASYDPQRFAMDYHIIGFRECVAEVARYLVTIEGMDVQDPLRLRLMSHLQCFATQRELSTKANAAATSPAWSHGSATAYPVAAAAAAAAVAYPATHHGTSGYYHPHHQNYSPHQSATAPYIPQVATIPPPHDHLQQQQHHQQQQHQQQQHQQQLASSAATAAIYATSAPLHELYSSQHDSEAAVQQQQQQSDQPSAGSSNGGAPTYTELSNHNPNRGLSAYGNPQYPVSTSTHGYNAAAKPYRPWGAEMAC, translated from the exons ATGGAGCACCATCTGCCGCTTCACCACCATGCCGCcgcgcaccaccatcacgggACGCCGCTGCACTGGGGCTACTCCACACCCGGTGCTACCTCGACGCCGACGCACGCCGCCGCAGGCGCCgtcggcaacaacaacaacacgtggacaccgccgtcgtcgaagGGCCTCAAGCGGACACTTTCGGAGAGCGACTGCGAGGATCTCTACTCGGAGGAGGAGTCGTCCAAGGAGCA CACGTCGCCGGGCGAATCGGATAGCTGTCAACTGTTGAGCCGCAAGCGGCGCCGGGGTGTGATCGAGAAGAAGCGCCGGGACCGGATCAACTCGTCGTTGACCGAACTGAAGCGGCTGGTGCCGAGCGCGTACGAGAAGCAGGGCTCCGCCAAGCTCGAGAAAGCCGAAATCCTGCAACTGACCGTCGACCACCTGAAGGCCCTTCACGCACGAG GAATCGACGATGCCAGCTATGACCCGCAACGGTTCGCCATGGACTACCACATTATCGGCTTTCGGGAGTGCGTGGCGGAAGTGGCCCGCTACCTGGTGACCATCGAGGGAATGGACGTGCAGGATCCGCTGCGGTTGCGCCTGATGTCTCACCTGCAGTGTTTCGCGACGCAGCGGGAGCTGTCGACGAAAGcgaatgccgccgccaccagtcCCGCTTGGTCACACGGCAGTGCCACGGCTTATCCGgtggccgctgcggccgcggcggctgccgTAGCATACCCGGCCACGCACCACGGGACCAGCGGATACTACCATCCGCACCATCAAAATTACAGCCCGCACCAAAGTGCCACCGCTCCGTACATTCCGCAAGTGGCCACCATTCCTCCACCGCACGaccatctgcagcagcagcaacaccaccagcagcagcaacaccagcagcagcaacaccagcaacagctgGCTTCCtcggcggcaacggcagccATATACGCCACCAGTGCGCCACTGCACGAGTTGTACAGCAGTCAACACGATTCCGAGGCCGCtgttcaacagcagcagcaacaatcggaTCAACCGTCAGCGGGCTCCTCGAACGGCGGCGCACCGACGTACACGGAACTGTCGAACCACAACCCGAACCGCGGTCTGTCGGCATACGGCAACCCGCAGTACCCGGTGAGCACTTCGACCCACGGGTACAACGCGGCAGCGAAACCTTATCGCCCATGGGGCGCCGAGATGGCCTGTTGA
- the LOC128277471 gene encoding protein PAT1 homolog 1-like → MSDSFFGFDAALPGEDDDGGARRARGSGGGGGGGGGGGGRRVLGGGSGSGGGLETDSEEEYDALNDETFGQARQDDWEDLHENLVRMDQREGGDGDSGPDSDLDINFSSVGIDNFELDNDTEPEARLQLDPSVWTMPSKPEPARSVPAPQPEAPIPAAGVPTPVSDRFGASMAPNRFPLPNPAQIRICSLEEIEQNMIKQQQEQLRRGMTPLPRPPPGFQPPSSASNQQPPLAPPVAIGGQGPVGGLNRPLPVPIGFPVGGPPPTGGPMFPPTNVPPPTTAVPPPPGPPFPFPINFQGPPTGMPPPSAGAPGTPGPNNNNNNNNNNASFSQRLVEEIQQNHPMLPHYRQQPPPGPPPPLPGMGVPPPAGPLGPLPPAHGNFKHPFLPFHPFPPNWNHQPHNQPHHHHPQQPQQGGPAAHHPGHHGHPGHHHFPHQQGHHPGHPHHHPQQQQQQQHHHQHQHQQHQHHHHHQQQQQQQQQGGHRLQNGKLNRNFEYDEYANMMSERAKHWLLGIQLSQLNKETAYYNDYYFCVFRDRKERERGAQRESKAHKDNTFYHPFTQQMLHRNGLIRERRNSDNMSSKDNIKEIQPRRYKPVQFENSLGKLQCGSVIAPRKIIDQDVVVDRSVSDGTNGVAGGAGGGGNGSSETVHHQRRSRQILLHVENLYRLLLRLEDLANPLAIEAKQQMKEKRSKEQLLAQEKQSSTVPDEQNNVATGHAGSAALVTVTPVSEVEQDTLGSLLERILPALNAEGVQRLLSVRKGKQLLTRIQKALSAHPARWTVWCTLLATLVALPRRERDDVDEQLSPLFAQLELHVKYAAGAVELLPLFETLLNTDQLLGLVPKCKFLLLTILTLIAQMEQLAADGNDDDEDEDDADSGKQRQIVAVRWRALLRELARVFANAATTADTEGGNKPGTGSPPKVIVKLDSTCGFVKLLRAHLQRHPELDLERKLQTIVSIVDRSEQIQQQQGSRQSDTPDKPE, encoded by the exons ATGTCGGATTCGTTCTTTGGCTTTGACGCAGCCCTGCCCGGTGAAGATGACGACGGAGGAGCCAGGCGTGCCAggggttccggtggtggcggtggcggcggcggcggtggcggtggtcgaaGAGTgctcggcggtggcagtggcagtggcggcggcctgGAAACCGACTCCGAGGAAGAGTACGATGCGCTCAACGATGAAACGTTTGGCCAAGCGCGGCAAGACGATTGGGAAGATTTGCACGAAAATCTGGTGCGAATGGATCAGCGAGAGGGAGGGGACGGCGACTCAGGGCCGGATTCCGATCTGGACATTAACTTCTCGTCGGTCGGAATCGATAATTTCGAGCTCGACAACgacacggaaccggaagcacggCTGCAGCTGGATCCGAGCGTGTGGACCATGCCgagcaaaccggaaccggcccgtTCCGTACCGGCTCCGCAGCCGGAGGCACCGATACCGGCCGCAGGCGTTCCAACGCCAGTGTCAG ATCGGTTCGGTGCGTCGATGGCCCCGAATCGGTTCCCTCTGCCAAATCCGGCCCAGATACGCATCTGCTCGCTGGAAGAAATCGAGCAAAACATgatcaagcagcagcaggaacagtTGCGTCGGGGCATGACACCTCTGCCGAGGCCACCGCCCGGCTTCCAACCGCCTTCCAGTGCATCGAACCAACAGCCGCCGTtggcgccaccggtggccatcggagGCCAAGGACCAGTGGGGGGACTGAATCGGCCGCTACCGGTTCCAATCGGGTTTCCGGTAGGTGGTCCACCGCCAACCGGTGGCCCGATGTTTCCTCCAACGAACGTACCGCCGCCAACGACGGCGGTGCCACCACCTCCGGGGCCACCGTTTCCCTTCCCGATCAACTTCCAGGGACCTCCGACAGGgatgccgccaccgtcggccggagCCCCGGGAACTCCCGGACcgaacaataacaacaataacaacaacaataacgcCAGCTTCAGCCAGCGGCTCGTCGAGGAGATCCAGCAAAACCATCCGATGCTGCCGCACTACCGCCAGCAGCCTCCACCCGGTCCGCCACCTCCGCTCCCGGGAATGGGtgtgccaccgccggccggaccgCTCGGTCCGTTGCCACCGGCGCACGGTAACTTTAAGCATCCATTTCTGCCGTTTCATCCGTTTCCGCCTAACTGGAACCATCAGCCGCACAACCAgccccaccatcatcatccgcagcagccacagcagggCGGTCCGGCAGCCCATCATCCGGGTCACCATGGCCATCCGGGGCATCATCATTTCCCGCATCAACAGGGACATCATCCCGGACACCCGCACCATCatccacaacagcaacagcagcagcagcaccatcaccagcaccagcaccaacaacaccaacaccaccatcaccaccagcagcaacagcaacagcagcagcagggtggccaccggctgcaGAATGGCAAACTGAACCGTAACTTCGAGTACGACGAGTACGCGAACATGATGAGCGAACGGGCCAAGCACTGGCTGCTCGGCATTCAGCTGTCGCAGCTCAACAAGGAGACGGCGTACTACAACGACTACTACTTCTGCGTGTTCCGCGACCGGAAGGAGCGCGAGCGGGGCGCCCAGCGCGAGAGCAAGGCGCACAAGGACAACACGTTCTACCATCCGTTCACGCAGCAGATGCTGCACCGGAACGGGCTGATCCGCGAGCGGCGCAACTCGGACAACATGTCGTCGAAGGACAACATCAAGGAGATTCAGCCGCGCCGCTACAAGCCGGTCCAGTTCGAGAACTCGCTCGGCAAGCTGCAGTGCGGTAGCGTGATTGCGCCACGCAAAATCATCGATCAGGACGTggtcgtcgatcggtcggtgtcggaCGGCACGAATGGAGTggccggcggtgccggtggtggtggcaacggTAGCTCCGAAACGGTCCACCATCAGCGCCGCTCGCGTCAAATACTGTTGCACGTGGAGAACCTGTACCGGTTGCTGTTGCGCCTCGAGGACCTCGCCAATCCGCTGGCGATCGAAGCGAAGCAGCAGATGAAGGAAAAGCGCTCCAAAGAGCAGCTGCTGGCGCAGGAAAAGCAAAGCTCTACGGTGCCCGACGAACAGAACAATGTGGCCACCGGACACGCCGGTTCTGCGGCGCTCGTTACCGTCACGCCGGTGTCGGAGGTCGAACAGGACACGCTGGGTTCGCTGCTCGAGCGGATACTGCCCGCGCTCAATGCGGAAGGCGTCCAGCGGCTGCTGTCGGTGCGCAAGGGCAAACAGCTGTTGACGCGCATCCAGAAGGCCCTCAGTGCGCATCCGGCCCGCTGGACCGTCTGGTGTACGCTGCTCGCCACTCTCGTAGCTCTGCCGAGGCGCGAGCGGGACGATGTGGACGAACAGCTCAGTCCGCTGTTTGCACAATTGGAGCTACACGTGAAGTatgccgccggtgccgtggaACTGTTGCCACTGTTCGAGACGCTCCTCAACACCGATCAGCTGCTTGGGCTGGTGCCGAAGTGCAAGTTTCTTTTGCTGACCATCCTCACACTGATCGCCCAGATGGAGCAGCTGGCCGCGgatggcaacgacgacgacgaggatgaggACGACGCCGACTCCGGCAAACAGCGGCAGATCGTGGCGGTTCGCTGGCGGGCGCTGCTACGTGAGTTGGCCCGTGTCTTCGCTaacgccgccaccacggcgGACACGGAAGGGGGCAACAAACCCGGTACCGGCAGTCCTCCGAAGGTGATCGTGAAACTTGACTCGACCTGTGGCTTCGTGAAGCTACTGCGAGCCCATCTACAGCGGCACCCGGAGCTCGATCTGGAGCGGAAACTGCAAACGATCGTGTCGATCGTGGACAGATCCGAGCaaatccagcagcagcaaggatcACGACAATCGGACACGCCGGATAAGCCGGAGTAA
- the LOC128266855 gene encoding uncharacterized protein LOC128266855, whose amino-acid sequence MTMSHLLKQTKKCCVKIIRKLSLNSSTTGGGGATSGGGDDDQSPTAGGVGLNNRITAKYVLHKNCTPTRCKIQPGCLEGGTNTTTNSSFDELRHSTFGWSASSGLEHHHHHHPPHDGGGFHPLAEEQSIAGESLSFRRSYSGSDDNIPETQNNYSAARNAKNLPKKRTNITSNKNVNLRKCFRLRSKTFDTTPSVGTAGPPVVAAAAGVTQEVTAPVQPSAAVPAADVELPDSQTLANNNSSSRLIGARLDKISKSLMRGVDVGGGPEEQHHHHHGGGLAKISKPLFLTSKKHRRSNYNHIDAADDDDDENECEEVVTVEELGGEVTTEGGDGRWRRSYHQAQAQEAITLTSSALMFSAGDRQPQPQFRPQQEQETTLTTPAVANQYHHHQNGGPSVLERLTVAETAAAILFEKVKYDRTKRYLIDQLTEAESTSLSGGPGSPASLAFQGLSSSCSSSPFHLAVAAAAAKSEDFVDPWRNYNIRGGTSWDKVSKSPWDSSASVKASPVAHSTPPAPPASQQPVSAHPVQSSYTPIRSHWNPFEYSPAHLARLATTGSSQQQQHLPPSAGVVVEPKHPQYRPAFQVQTDVWENLNNKHYEIDTDVVWRSTRCSSRRTSASTVETWIDDETFDNSFNEELERRCATLQICE is encoded by the exons ATGACCATGTCGCATCTACTGAAGCAAACCAAGAAGTGTTGCGTTAAG ATTATTCGCAAACTGTCGCTCAACTCGAGcacgaccggtggcggtggcgcaacctccggcggcggcgacgatgatcAGTCACCGACGGCAGGCGGAGTGGGCCTCAACAATCGCATCACGGCCAAGTACGTTCTGCACAAGAACTGCACGCCGACACGCTGCAAAATACAGCCGGGTTGCCTGGAAGGAGgtaccaacaccaccaccaattcGAGCTTCGATGAGCTGCGCCACTCGACGTTCGGTTGGTCGGCCAGTTCCGGACTggagcaccatcaccatcatcacccgCCGCACGATGGTGGAGGCTTTCATCCGCTCGCGGAAGAGCAATCGATCGCCGGTGAGTCGCTGAGCTTCCGGCGGTCCTACTCGGGGTCGGACGACAACATTcccgaaacgcaaaacaactACAGTGCGGCCCGGAACGCGAAGAACTTGCCGAAGAAGCGCACTAATATCACCAGCAACAAGAACGTGAATCTGCGCAAATGTTTCCGGCTGCGCTCGAAAACGTTCGACACAACGCCGTCGGTCGGAACGGCCGgtcccccggtggtggcggctgcaGCAGGAGTCACGCAGGAAGTCACTGCACCGGTGCAGCCCAGTGCGGCGGTTCCAGCGGCGGACGTGGAGTTGCCGGACTCGCAGACactggccaacaacaacagcagcagccggttgaTTGGGGCGCGGCTCGATAAGATCAGCAAAAGTTTGATGCGCGGCGTCgacgtcggtggtggcccggaggagcagcaccatcaccatcacggcGGAGGCTTGGCAAAAATATCGAAACCCCTGTTTCTGACCTCCAAGAAGCACCGGCGAAGTAACTACAACCACATCGACGCggcggacgatgacgatgacgagaaCGAGTGCGAGGAGGTGGTCACGGTGGAAGAACTCGGTGGCGAGGTGACAACGGAGGGCGGTGATGGACGGTGGCGAAGGTCATACCACCAGGCGCAGGCACAGGAGGCAATAACCCTCACGAGTAGTGCCCTCATGTTCTCGGCGGGTGATcgacagccgcagccgcaaTTCCGGCCACAGCAGGAACAGGAAACGACCCTCACgacaccggcggtggccaaccagtaccaccaccaccagaacgGCGGCCCGTCGGTACTGGAGCGCCTAACGGTGGCAGAAACGGCCGCCGCGATCCTGTTCGAGAAGGTCAAGTACGATCGCACCAAGCGCTACCTGATCGATCAGCTGACCGAGGCGGAATCCACGTCCCTgtccggtggtcccggttCGCCGGCCTCGCTGGCCTTCCAGGGCCTCTCGTCGTCCTGCTCGTCCTCCCCGTTCCacctggcggtggcggcagcggcggcgaaaAGTGAGGACTTTGTCGACCCGTGGCGGAACTACAACATCCGGGGCGGTACGAGCTGGGACAAGGTCTCCAAAAGCCCCTGGGATTCGAGCGCTTCGGTGAAGGCTAGTCCGGTGGCTCACtcgacaccaccagcaccgccagcatcGCAACAGCCGGTATCGGCGCACCCGGTCCAGAGCTCCTAcactccgatccgatcgcactGGAACCCGTTCGAGTATTCTCCGGCCCACTTGGCCCGGCTGGCGACCACCGGCAgtagccagcagcagcagcacctacCGCCGTCagccggtgtggtggtggaacCAAAGCATCCGCAGTACCGACCGGCGTTCCAGGTGCAAACGGACGTCTGGGAGAACCTGAACAACAAGCACTACGAGATCGACACGGACGTGGTGTGGCGTTCGACGCGCTGCTCGTCGCGccgcaccagcgccagcaccgTCGAGACGTGGATCGATGACGAAACGTTCGACAATTCGTTCAACGAGGAACTCGAGCGCCGCTGCGCCACCCTCCAGATATGCGAGTAA